In the Clostridium beijerinckii genome, one interval contains:
- a CDS encoding YgeY family selenium metabolism-linked hydrolase has translation MNFEQIKSKSENYKEDMTKFLRDLVAIPGESAEEEGVIKRIEQEMKSVGFDKVEIDPMGNILGYMGTGETLIGFDAHIDTVGIGNRDNWDFDPYEGYETETEIGGRGTSDQLGGIVSSVYGAKIMKDLGLLNEKYTALVVGSVQEEDCDGLCWEYIIKESKIRPEFVVSTEPTDGGIYRGQRGRMEICVDVQGISCHGSAPERGDNAIYKMAEILMNIRDLNENDAADNKEIKGLVKMLDEKYNPEFKEANFLGRGTVTTSQVFYTSPSRCAVADSCSISLDRRMTAGETWESCLEEIRQLPAVKKYNATVSMYNYDRPSYTGLAYPIECYFPTWVIPEDHIVTKALEEAYKGLYGTTRIGAAENEAMRKARPLTDKWTFSTNGVSIMGRNGIPVIGFGPGAEAQAHAPNEKTWKEDLVKCAAVYAAVPTIYTSNK, from the coding sequence ATGAATTTTGAACAAATTAAATCAAAGTCTGAAAACTATAAGGAGGATATGACCAAATTCCTTCGCGATTTAGTTGCAATACCTGGTGAAAGTGCAGAAGAAGAAGGTGTTATAAAAAGAATAGAACAAGAAATGAAAAGCGTTGGATTTGATAAAGTAGAAATAGATCCAATGGGTAACATTTTAGGATATATGGGTACAGGAGAAACTTTAATAGGCTTTGATGCTCATATTGACACAGTTGGTATAGGAAACAGAGATAACTGGGACTTTGATCCATACGAAGGATATGAAACCGAAACTGAAATAGGCGGACGTGGTACTTCTGATCAATTAGGCGGAATTGTTTCATCTGTTTATGGTGCAAAAATAATGAAAGACTTAGGCCTTTTAAATGAAAAATACACAGCATTAGTTGTTGGTTCAGTTCAAGAAGAAGATTGTGATGGACTTTGCTGGGAATATATAATCAAAGAAAGTAAAATCAGACCTGAATTTGTGGTTTCTACAGAGCCAACAGATGGTGGTATCTATAGAGGACAAAGAGGCCGTATGGAAATATGTGTTGATGTTCAAGGAATTTCATGCCACGGTTCGGCTCCAGAAAGAGGAGACAACGCAATTTATAAAATGGCTGAAATATTAATGAACATTCGTGACCTTAACGAAAATGATGCAGCTGATAATAAAGAAATCAAAGGCTTAGTAAAAATGTTAGATGAAAAATACAACCCAGAGTTTAAAGAGGCTAACTTCTTAGGAAGAGGTACTGTTACAACTTCTCAAGTATTCTATACTTCACCAAGCCGTTGCGCAGTTGCTGACTCATGCTCAATTTCATTAGACCGTCGTATGACAGCAGGTGAGACTTGGGAAAGCTGTTTAGAAGAAATTCGTCAACTTCCAGCTGTTAAAAAATACAATGCAACAGTAAGTATGTATAACTATGATAGACCAAGCTACACTGGTTTAGCGTACCCAATTGAATGCTACTTCCCAACTTGGGTAATTCCAGAAGATCATATTGTAACAAAAGCATTAGAAGAAGCATATAAGGGTCTTTACGGCACAACAAGAATCGGTGCTGCTGAAAATGAAGCAATGAGAAAAGCTCGTCCACTTACTGATAAATGGACATTCTCTACAAACGGTGTTTCAATTATGGGACGTAATGGAATTCCTGTAATAGGATTTGGACCTGGTGCAGAAGCTCAAGCACATGCTCCTAATGAAAAGACATGGAAAGAAGATTTAGTAAAATGTGCTGCAGTTTATGCTGCTGTCCCAACTATATATACTTCAAATAAATAA
- the ygeW gene encoding knotted carbamoyltransferase YgeW: MSIVDKYVNALKSLEIDQMYKNDFFLTWEKTTDELKAVYEVADALRELRRNNKSTRLFDSGLGISLFRDNSTRTRFSYASACNLLGLEVQDLDEGKSQVAHGETVRETANMISFMADVIGIRDDMYIGKGNKYMHTVADAVKEGYEDGVLEQKPTLVNLQCDIDHPTQVMADMLHIIHEFGGIENLKGKKIAMSWAYSPSYGKPLSVPQGVIGLMTRFGMDVCLAHPEGYEVMEEVENIARNNAKESGGTFTKTNNMAEAFKDADIVYPKSWAPFAAMKERTDLYSEGDSEGIKALEKKLLAQNAEHKDWECTEELMKTTKDGKALYLHCLPADISNLSCEKGEVEDSVFDRYRVPLYKEASYKPYIIAAMILLAKVKNPAEVLEKMAQSEDIRFRG; this comes from the coding sequence ATGAGTATTGTCGATAAATATGTTAATGCATTAAAAAGCTTAGAAATTGATCAAATGTATAAAAATGACTTTTTTCTTACATGGGAAAAAACTACAGATGAGTTAAAGGCAGTTTATGAAGTGGCAGATGCATTAAGAGAATTACGTAGAAATAACAAATCAACAAGATTGTTTGATAGTGGACTTGGAATTTCATTATTCCGTGATAATTCAACACGTACTCGTTTTTCCTATGCTAGTGCATGTAATCTTTTAGGACTTGAAGTACAAGACCTAGATGAAGGAAAAAGTCAAGTCGCTCATGGTGAAACTGTAAGGGAAACAGCTAACATGATTTCATTTATGGCTGATGTCATCGGAATTCGTGATGATATGTATATTGGAAAAGGAAATAAATATATGCATACAGTTGCTGATGCAGTAAAGGAAGGATATGAAGATGGAGTTCTTGAACAAAAACCAACATTAGTAAATCTACAATGTGATATTGATCATCCAACTCAAGTTATGGCAGATATGCTACATATCATACATGAGTTTGGTGGTATTGAAAATTTAAAGGGTAAAAAAATAGCTATGTCTTGGGCTTATTCACCATCTTACGGTAAGCCATTATCTGTACCACAAGGGGTTATAGGATTAATGACACGTTTCGGTATGGACGTTTGCTTAGCACATCCAGAAGGCTATGAAGTAATGGAAGAAGTTGAAAATATAGCTCGTAATAATGCTAAGGAATCAGGTGGGACATTCACAAAAACTAATAATATGGCAGAAGCATTTAAAGATGCAGATATAGTATATCCAAAGAGCTGGGCTCCTTTTGCAGCAATGAAAGAACGTACTGATCTTTATTCAGAAGGCGATTCTGAAGGTATTAAAGCATTAGAGAAAAAACTTCTTGCTCAAAATGCAGAACATAAAGATTGGGAATGTACAGAGGAATTAATGAAAACAACTAAAGATGGAAAGGCACTTTATTTACATTGCTTACCAGCTGATATTAGTAATTTGTCATGTGAGAAAGGTGAAGTTGAAGATTCTGTATTTGATCGTTACAGAGTTCCACTTTATAAAGAAGCAAGTTATAAGCCATATATTATAGCAGCAATGATTCTTCTAGCAAAGGTAAAGAATCCTGCAGAAGTTTTAGAAAAAATGGCTCAAAGTGAGGATATAAGATTCAGGGGTTAG
- the arcC gene encoding carbamate kinase — MVSKIVIALGGNALGNTLEEQMESVKATSKSIVDLIESGNQVVITHGNGPQVGMINSAMELVKNSQIPLTMCVAMSQGYIGYDLQNAIREELLSRNLNNPVTTLITQTLVDPNDSAFLNPTKPIGGFYSKEDAEKLEKTGIVMKEDSGRGYRQVVCSPKPIDIIEKETILELVSAGEVVIAGGGGGIPVIQTENNHLKGVPAVIDKDFVAALLAKEIDADSLIILTAVEKVAVNFGRPDIKWLDSLTVEEAKKYIKEGQFAPGSMLPKVQAALEFVSSGKGRTAIITLLSKVHDGILGKTGTHFKM, encoded by the coding sequence ATGGTGAGTAAGATTGTAATAGCCTTAGGGGGAAATGCACTAGGAAATACACTGGAAGAACAGATGGAATCTGTAAAAGCTACTTCTAAAAGTATTGTAGATTTAATCGAAAGTGGAAATCAGGTAGTTATTACTCATGGAAATGGACCACAAGTGGGAATGATAAACTCAGCAATGGAGCTTGTTAAAAACTCTCAAATACCATTAACAATGTGTGTTGCAATGAGTCAAGGGTATATTGGATATGATTTGCAAAATGCCATTAGGGAAGAACTTTTATCACGTAATTTAAATAATCCTGTCACAACTCTCATTACTCAAACTCTTGTGGATCCGAATGATAGCGCATTTTTAAACCCTACAAAGCCAATTGGAGGTTTTTATTCAAAAGAGGATGCTGAAAAATTAGAGAAGACCGGAATCGTGATGAAAGAAGATTCAGGTAGGGGATATAGGCAAGTTGTTTGTTCTCCAAAACCTATTGACATAATTGAAAAGGAAACGATTTTAGAACTAGTATCGGCTGGAGAAGTAGTTATCGCAGGTGGTGGTGGTGGAATTCCAGTTATTCAAACAGAAAACAACCATTTAAAAGGTGTACCAGCAGTAATCGATAAAGATTTTGTAGCAGCATTGTTAGCTAAAGAGATAGATGCAGATAGTTTGATTATTTTAACAGCAGTAGAAAAAGTTGCTGTAAATTTTGGTAGACCAGATATTAAGTGGTTGGATTCACTTACAGTGGAAGAAGCTAAAAAGTATATTAAAGAAGGCCAATTTGCACCAGGATCTATGCTTCCAAAAGTACAAGCAGCTTTAGAATTTGTTTCTTCAGGAAAAGGAAGGACTGCAATTATTACGCTTCTAAGTAAAGTACATGATGGAATTTTAGGTAAAACAGGAACTCACTTTAAAATGTAA
- a CDS encoding helix-turn-helix transcriptional regulator yields MNVYDDLDFFKRLIKGIAEEFGPNCEVAIHDLKAGYEHSIIAIENGHVTGRKVGDVASRIAMETIHSNLQHKDHYSYSTRTNDGRILKSTTICIPDENGKAKALLCINYDITQLMVSNKIIEDFVSIKEVERSDESDVTIPTDVNQLLKDLIEESYQLIGKPVAVMTKEDKMKAIKYLESKGALLIKRSGDKISKFYDISKYSLYSYLNNNED; encoded by the coding sequence ATGAATGTATATGATGATTTGGATTTTTTTAAAAGGCTTATTAAAGGGATTGCAGAAGAGTTTGGTCCAAACTGTGAAGTCGCGATTCATGATCTAAAAGCAGGATATGAACATAGCATTATAGCGATTGAAAATGGTCATGTTACAGGACGTAAAGTTGGGGATGTTGCATCGCGAATTGCAATGGAAACAATTCACTCAAATCTTCAGCATAAAGACCATTATAGTTATAGTACCCGTACAAATGATGGACGTATTTTGAAATCTACTACTATATGCATTCCAGATGAAAATGGTAAAGCGAAAGCACTTCTTTGTATTAATTATGATATCACTCAGCTAATGGTATCTAATAAGATTATAGAAGATTTTGTTTCAATAAAGGAAGTAGAACGCAGTGATGAAAGTGATGTTACAATTCCAACTGATGTTAATCAACTTCTCAAAGACTTAATTGAGGAATCGTATCAATTAATTGGAAAACCTGTTGCGGTCATGACTAAAGAAGATAAAATGAAAGCCATTAAATATTTAGAGAGTAAAGGTGCGCTTTTAATTAAAAGATCGGGAGATAAAATTTCAAAGTTCTATGATATTTCAAAATATTCACTTTACAGCTATTTAAATAATAATGAGGATTAA
- the hydA gene encoding dihydropyrimidinase → MIIIKNGTIVTESESYCSDIMIENNKISCIGTNLSNDNAEIIDALGMYIIPGAVDVHTHMDLQSGNSRSIDDFYTGTVAAVCGGTTSIVDHVAFGPKNCALRHQIDEYHKLANGKAVIDYGFHGVVQHVNDEVLSEMESLAKEGISSFKIYMTYDFKLDDVSILKVLKKAKELGVIIAVHAENNDVINYLRENYVSNGCLETIYHAKSRPDHCEAEAISRVLHLAALAGDAPIYIVHISTEKGLDEIRKARAQGQKNIFSETCTQYLTMTEQKYLEQDNNGLKYVMSPPLRQSNDIDALWKGVQDGAINIIATDHCSFNLKGDKQKGINDFTKCPNGAPGVAERVRVIFSEGVMKKKISINRFVELLCTNPAKIYGLYPKKGSLIPGGDADITIINPNSEYTLTRSMLHGAVDYTCFEGMTLKGDIDIVIQSGKVAYKNNKFLGKKGDGKFIKRKVIG, encoded by the coding sequence ATGATTATTATTAAAAATGGAACTATTGTGACTGAATCAGAAAGTTATTGTTCAGATATTATGATAGAAAATAATAAAATATCTTGCATTGGAACAAATTTGTCCAATGATAATGCAGAAATTATTGATGCTTTGGGAATGTATATAATTCCTGGAGCAGTGGATGTGCATACTCATATGGATTTGCAATCTGGAAATAGTCGATCAATAGACGACTTTTATACTGGAACTGTTGCAGCTGTTTGTGGTGGAACTACAAGTATTGTTGATCATGTAGCCTTTGGTCCTAAAAATTGTGCTCTTCGCCACCAAATTGACGAATATCATAAATTGGCTAATGGAAAAGCAGTAATTGATTATGGATTCCATGGAGTAGTACAGCATGTAAATGATGAGGTTTTATCTGAAATGGAGTCTTTGGCTAAAGAAGGAATTTCTAGCTTTAAGATTTATATGACATATGATTTTAAACTGGATGACGTCTCAATTTTAAAAGTATTAAAAAAAGCAAAAGAATTGGGAGTAATTATTGCTGTACACGCTGAAAACAATGATGTTATAAATTACCTTAGAGAAAATTATGTTTCAAATGGCTGTTTAGAAACAATATATCATGCAAAATCACGACCAGACCATTGTGAAGCCGAGGCAATTAGCAGAGTGCTACATCTTGCAGCATTGGCAGGAGATGCTCCAATTTATATTGTTCATATTTCTACTGAAAAGGGATTGGATGAGATAAGAAAAGCAAGAGCACAAGGGCAAAAGAATATTTTTTCTGAAACTTGCACTCAGTACTTAACAATGACAGAGCAAAAATATCTTGAGCAAGATAATAATGGACTAAAATATGTAATGTCGCCACCTTTGCGTCAAAGTAATGATATTGATGCTCTATGGAAAGGCGTACAAGATGGTGCAATTAATATAATTGCTACTGATCACTGTTCATTCAATCTAAAAGGCGACAAACAAAAGGGGATTAACGATTTTACAAAATGCCCTAATGGAGCTCCTGGCGTTGCTGAACGAGTAAGGGTGATTTTCTCTGAAGGCGTTATGAAAAAGAAAATTTCAATTAATCGTTTTGTAGAACTTTTATGTACAAATCCTGCAAAGATTTATGGACTTTATCCTAAAAAGGGTTCTTTGATTCCAGGTGGGGATGCTGATATTACTATAATTAACCCAAATTCTGAGTATACTCTTACAAGAAGTATGCTTCATGGAGCTGTAGATTACACATGCTTTGAAGGCATGACATTAAAGGGAGATATTGATATTGTAATACAGAGTGGTAAAGTAGCTTATAAAAATAATAAGTTTTTAGGGAAAAAAGGTGATGGAAAATTTATTAAGAGAAAAGTAATTGGATAA